The following proteins come from a genomic window of Pseudomonas sp. Z8(2022):
- a CDS encoding TetR/AcrR family transcriptional regulator → MAPSKTRDRIVAESLALFNSQGERNVTTNHIAAHLGISPGNLYYHFRNKQVIIAELFAQYEAQVDSFLRLPEGRALTVEDKTFYLEALLAAMWHYRFLHRDLEHLLDSDNELADRYRAFARRCLVGAQSIYQGFVEAGILMMTPAQIEALTLNSWIIMTSWVRFLCSAGANADNLSQDMLRRGIYQVLALEGGYIAPSARAAVEALYDRLHVPLEQVLG, encoded by the coding sequence ATGGCGCCATCCAAGACCCGCGACCGCATCGTTGCCGAGAGCCTGGCCCTGTTCAACAGCCAGGGTGAGCGTAACGTCACCACCAACCATATCGCTGCGCACCTGGGCATTTCGCCGGGCAATCTGTATTACCACTTTCGCAACAAGCAGGTGATCATCGCCGAGTTGTTCGCTCAGTACGAGGCGCAGGTCGACAGTTTTCTGCGTCTGCCCGAAGGCCGCGCGCTGACGGTGGAGGACAAGACCTTCTATCTGGAAGCGCTGCTGGCGGCGATGTGGCATTACCGCTTTCTGCACCGCGATCTCGAGCACCTGCTCGACTCCGACAACGAGCTCGCTGACCGTTATCGCGCCTTCGCCCGACGCTGCCTGGTGGGCGCGCAATCGATCTACCAGGGCTTCGTCGAGGCCGGCATCCTGATGATGACGCCGGCGCAGATCGAGGCGCTGACGCTCAACAGCTGGATCATCATGACCTCCTGGGTGCGCTTTCTCTGCAGCGCCGGGGCGAACGCGGACAACCTCAGCCAGGACATGCTGCGCCGCGGCATCTATCAGGTTCTGGCGCTGGAGGGCGGCTACATTGCGCCTTCCGCGCGTGCGGCGGTCGAGGCGTTGTATGACCGGTTGCATGTGCCGCTGGAACAGGTACTGGGGTGA
- the rsmD gene encoding 16S rRNA (guanine(966)-N(2))-methyltransferase RsmD: protein MRGRSPQKPAAGKAHGGQGQLRIIGGQWRSRRFAFPDGPGLRPTPDRVRETLFNWLAPYVEGAHVLDPFAGSGALLLEALSRGAASGLACDLNPASVSALRGHLATLQCTNGEIQLGDALQLLARPAPRRFDIVLLDPPFHKDLLQSACTLLETQGWLADDAWIYTESETAPSTLGLPGNWRLHREKHTGQVHYALWQRGASLASA, encoded by the coding sequence ATGCGCGGCCGTAGCCCACAGAAACCCGCTGCGGGCAAGGCCCATGGCGGCCAGGGCCAGTTGCGCATCATCGGCGGGCAGTGGCGTTCGCGGCGTTTCGCCTTTCCTGACGGTCCGGGCCTGCGCCCGACCCCGGACCGGGTACGCGAAACGCTGTTCAACTGGCTGGCGCCCTACGTGGAAGGCGCCCACGTGCTCGACCCCTTCGCCGGCAGCGGCGCGCTGCTGCTCGAAGCCCTGTCGCGCGGCGCGGCCAGCGGCCTGGCCTGTGACCTCAACCCGGCGTCGGTAAGCGCGCTGCGTGGGCACTTGGCGACGCTGCAATGCACGAATGGCGAAATACAGCTGGGTGACGCCCTGCAGCTGCTGGCACGCCCGGCACCAAGGCGCTTCGATATCGTTCTGCTCGATCCGCCCTTCCACAAGGACCTGTTGCAGAGCGCCTGCACCCTGCTTGAAACACAAGGCTGGCTGGCCGACGACGCCTGGATCTATACCGAAAGCGAAACCGCGCCTTCGACCCTGGGCCTGCCCGGTAACTGGCGCCTGCATCGGGAGAAGCACACCGGCCAGGTGCATTACGCGCTGTGGCAGCGTGGCGCTTCCCTGGCATCCGCGTAG
- a CDS encoding hydrolase — protein sequence MTTPFKPAWWLPGPHLQTLWNPFCRKPPQLERQRERLWLEEGDFLDLDWHGPHDAHAPLVLVLHGLTGSSSSLYVLGLQQALAAQGWASAALNWRGCSGEPNLLPRGYHSGASEDLAAAVAHLRAQRPMAPLYAVGYSLGGNVLLKYLGESGEQSQLQGAVAVSVPFRLDQCADRIGLGFSRVYQAHFMREMVAYVNNKQRLFSERGQSERLSVLERLGPLDGMRTFWDFDGRITAPLHGFADAHDYYRRASSRFYLGQIRTRTLIIQAEDDPFIFRHSLPQTSELAPGTEFELHARGGHVGFVEGSPRKPGYYLERRIPQWLASLG from the coding sequence ATGACCACGCCCTTCAAACCCGCCTGGTGGCTCCCCGGCCCGCATCTGCAGACACTGTGGAACCCCTTCTGCCGCAAGCCGCCGCAGCTGGAACGCCAGCGTGAACGGCTGTGGCTGGAAGAAGGCGATTTCCTCGATCTTGACTGGCATGGCCCGCACGACGCCCATGCGCCGCTGGTGCTGGTGCTGCATGGCCTGACCGGCAGCTCCAGTTCGCTCTATGTCCTCGGCCTGCAGCAGGCCCTGGCCGCGCAAGGCTGGGCCAGCGCGGCGCTGAACTGGCGCGGTTGCTCCGGCGAGCCCAACCTGCTGCCGCGCGGCTATCACTCCGGCGCCAGCGAAGATCTGGCAGCGGCTGTCGCCCACCTGCGCGCACAGCGTCCGATGGCGCCGCTATACGCCGTCGGTTATTCGCTGGGTGGCAACGTGCTGCTCAAGTACCTGGGCGAAAGCGGCGAGCAGAGTCAGCTGCAAGGCGCCGTGGCGGTGTCGGTGCCGTTTCGTCTGGATCAGTGCGCCGACCGCATCGGACTGGGTTTCTCGCGGGTTTATCAGGCGCATTTCATGCGCGAGATGGTCGCCTACGTGAACAACAAGCAGCGCCTGTTCAGCGAACGGGGACAGAGCGAGCGGCTGTCGGTACTGGAACGCCTGGGCCCGCTGGACGGCATGCGCACCTTCTGGGATTTCGACGGGCGCATCACCGCGCCGCTGCACGGCTTCGCCGATGCCCACGACTACTACCGCCGCGCCTCAAGCCGCTTCTACCTGGGACAAATCCGTACGCGTACGCTGATCATTCAGGCCGAGGATGACCCCTTCATCTTCCGCCACAGCCTGCCGCAGACCAGCGAACTAGCCCCCGGCACCGAGTTCGAGCTGCACGCCAGGGGCGGCCATGTCGGCTTCGTCGAGGGCAGCCCGCGCAAGCCGGGGTATTACCTGGAACGGCGGATTCCGCAGTGGTTGGCGAGCCTTGGATAA
- a CDS encoding coniferyl aldehyde dehydrogenase: MVADIAYLQHSQQQISQLDGTFALQRAAFAANPMPPAEQRIQWLKSLKELLTEQQDALVAAISADFSNRSADETLLAELMPSLHGIHYASKRIRKWMKPSRRSVGMQFMPASAKVIYQPLGVVGIIVPWNYPLFLAIGPLTGALAAGNRVMIKMSESTPATSQLVKDLLARIFPEDLVSVVLGEAEVGMAFSKLPFNHLLFTGATSIGKHVMRAAAENLTPVTLELGGKSPAIVSADVPLADAAERIAFGKTLNAGQTCVAPDYVLVPRNRVDGFVSAYREAVQRFYPQLKDNPDYTAIINERQLARLNGYLQDAEAKGARIVALYPEAQGRRLPQSLVLDVNDDMKLMQDEIFGPLLPIVPYDRIEDAFAYVNARPRPLALYYFGYDRSEQQRVLHETHSGGVCLNDTLLHVAQDDMPFGGVGPSGMGHYHGHEGFLTFSKAKGVFIKQRFNAARLIYPPYGKAIQKLVYKLFVR, translated from the coding sequence ATGGTCGCCGACATCGCCTACCTGCAGCACAGCCAACAGCAGATCAGCCAACTGGACGGCACCTTCGCCCTGCAACGCGCTGCCTTCGCTGCCAACCCGATGCCGCCGGCCGAGCAACGCATCCAGTGGTTGAAGTCTCTGAAGGAACTGCTGACCGAGCAGCAGGATGCGCTGGTAGCGGCGATCTCCGCAGACTTCAGCAACCGCTCGGCCGACGAAACCCTGCTCGCCGAGCTGATGCCCAGCCTGCATGGCATCCATTACGCCAGCAAACGCATCAGAAAGTGGATGAAGCCTTCACGGCGCAGCGTTGGCATGCAGTTCATGCCGGCTTCGGCCAAGGTCATTTATCAGCCGCTGGGCGTGGTCGGCATCATCGTGCCGTGGAACTACCCGCTGTTTCTCGCCATCGGCCCGCTGACCGGCGCCCTGGCGGCCGGCAACCGGGTGATGATCAAGATGAGCGAATCCACGCCGGCGACCTCGCAGCTGGTCAAGGATCTGCTGGCGCGCATTTTCCCCGAGGATCTGGTCAGCGTGGTGCTGGGCGAGGCGGAAGTGGGCATGGCCTTCTCCAAGCTGCCGTTCAACCACCTGTTGTTCACCGGTGCCACCAGCATCGGCAAGCACGTGATGCGCGCCGCCGCCGAGAACCTGACTCCGGTGACCCTGGAACTGGGTGGCAAGTCGCCAGCCATCGTTTCCGCTGACGTACCGCTAGCGGACGCCGCCGAGCGCATCGCCTTCGGCAAGACCCTCAACGCCGGGCAGACCTGCGTGGCACCGGACTACGTGCTGGTGCCGCGTAACCGCGTCGACGGCTTCGTCAGCGCCTACCGCGAGGCGGTGCAGCGTTTCTACCCGCAGCTCAAGGACAACCCGGACTACACCGCGATCATCAACGAGCGCCAGCTGGCCCGCCTCAATGGCTACCTGCAGGACGCCGAGGCCAAAGGCGCGCGCATCGTCGCGCTCTACCCCGAGGCGCAGGGCCGACGCCTGCCACAGAGCCTGGTGCTGGACGTCAATGACGACATGAAGCTGATGCAGGACGAGATCTTCGGCCCGCTGCTGCCGATCGTTCCCTACGATCGCATCGAAGACGCCTTCGCCTACGTCAACGCACGACCGCGGCCACTGGCGCTGTACTACTTCGGCTACGACAGGAGCGAGCAACAACGCGTGCTGCATGAAACCCACTCCGGCGGCGTGTGCCTGAACGACACCCTGCTGCACGTGGCGCAGGACGACATGCCGTTCGGCGGCGTCGGCCCGTCGGGCATGGGCCATTACCACGGTCACGAAGGCTTCCTGACCTTCAGCAAGGCCAAGGGCGTGTTCATCAAGCAGCGCTTCAACGCCGCGCGGCTGATCTACCCGCCTTACGGCAAGGCGATCCAGAAACTGGTCTACAAGCTGTTCGTACGCTGA